Proteins found in one Legionella pneumophila subsp. pascullei genomic segment:
- the dnaX gene encoding DNA polymerase III subunit gamma/tau, translating to MSYLALARKWRPRTFSQLVGQEHINKALINALNQQRLHHAYLFTGTRGVGKTSVARILAKALNCEKGITSEPCLHCDTCVAIEQGRYIDLIEIDGASKTRVEDTRDLLDNIQYAPSNGRFKIYLIDEVHMLSQHSFNALLKTLEEPPSHVKFILATTDPQKLPVTVLSRCLQFNLKHLPAELIKQQLQLILQEEQLDFEVQALEILAQAARGSMRDALSLLDQAITSCEMKLLASDVKMLLGHTREDYALLLLQALARQEAPTMLVLSQQIIVEGGNFQYVLDEILNYLHQITVYQCLGDSNPLISPRTEIKELAKQFSAEDTQLFYQIGIKGREEIHLAPTLAIGFNMTMLRMYTFKPASHVATPPLAFEQNNKANLLNVDDKTSAQNLIGIEPMPVTKATANAVAHHQTQSLPTDDNKTANSGESINRNWNEIIPLLKLSGLALNAIENAEFLGKEEREITLGVNKGHQSLFTPTTINRIETALTDYYKSPVKIILNCQDTVHASPAQQKEKATQKKQEHAEAALHADPVFEQIKQEFSAELVKNSIVLLKDDL from the coding sequence ATGAGCTATCTGGCACTTGCCCGTAAATGGCGACCACGCACATTTTCCCAACTGGTTGGCCAAGAGCATATTAATAAGGCATTGATCAACGCCCTGAATCAACAACGTTTGCATCATGCTTATCTGTTTACTGGTACTCGCGGGGTCGGGAAAACCAGTGTCGCCCGTATTTTAGCTAAAGCCCTCAATTGTGAAAAAGGCATCACCTCAGAACCATGCCTTCATTGCGATACCTGTGTTGCAATCGAACAAGGCCGTTATATTGACCTCATTGAAATAGACGGAGCCTCCAAAACCAGAGTTGAAGACACGCGAGATTTACTTGATAACATACAATATGCACCGTCAAATGGCCGTTTTAAAATTTATTTAATTGATGAAGTGCATATGCTATCCCAACATAGCTTTAATGCCTTATTAAAAACATTAGAGGAGCCTCCCTCACATGTGAAATTTATTCTGGCAACGACTGACCCTCAAAAATTACCTGTTACTGTCTTATCGCGTTGTTTACAGTTCAATCTAAAACACTTGCCTGCTGAGTTGATAAAGCAACAATTGCAATTAATTCTCCAAGAAGAGCAGTTGGATTTTGAAGTACAAGCACTGGAGATATTAGCTCAAGCTGCCCGTGGAAGCATGCGTGATGCATTAAGTTTATTGGATCAAGCCATTACCAGTTGTGAAATGAAATTGCTGGCAAGTGATGTGAAAATGCTCTTGGGACATACCCGAGAAGATTACGCGTTGCTGCTCTTGCAAGCCCTGGCCAGGCAAGAAGCACCAACCATGCTTGTATTAAGTCAGCAAATCATTGTTGAAGGAGGGAACTTTCAATACGTCCTTGATGAAATACTTAACTATCTGCATCAAATTACCGTCTATCAATGCCTAGGTGACAGCAATCCGCTAATTAGCCCAAGAACAGAAATTAAAGAGTTGGCAAAACAGTTTTCGGCCGAAGACACCCAACTATTCTACCAAATAGGCATTAAAGGACGTGAGGAGATTCATCTCGCTCCAACACTAGCCATTGGCTTTAATATGACAATGCTGCGCATGTATACGTTTAAACCAGCTTCTCATGTAGCAACACCACCATTGGCATTCGAGCAAAATAATAAAGCAAACTTACTAAATGTTGATGATAAAACATCAGCGCAAAACCTCATTGGCATTGAACCAATGCCTGTTACTAAAGCGACAGCTAATGCCGTTGCCCATCACCAAACCCAATCCTTACCAACTGACGATAATAAAACCGCTAACTCGGGTGAATCCATTAACCGTAACTGGAACGAAATAATACCACTGCTAAAATTGTCGGGTTTAGCACTTAATGCCATAGAAAATGCTGAATTTCTTGGTAAAGAAGAGCGAGAAATTACATTAGGGGTCAATAAAGGGCATCAGTCCTTATTCACCCCCACAACAATTAACCGAATTGAAACCGCATTGACTGATTATTATAAAAGCCCGGTAAAAATTATCTTAAACTGTCAAGACACCGTGCATGCCTCTCCAGCTCAACAAAAAGAAAAAGCTACCCAAAAAAAGCAAGAACATGCAGAGGCAGCATTACACGCTGACCCAGTATTTGAACAGATAAAACAAGAATTTTCAGCTGAATTGGTCAAAAATTCTATTGTCCTGTTAAAAGATGACTTATAA
- a CDS encoding YbaB/EbfC family nucleoid-associated protein produces the protein MDINQNLGNLMKEAQKMQQRMQEAQQQLSQLVVSGESGGGMVTIKMNGRHDVTEVKIKPTLMDEDIEMLEDLIAAAVNDAVRKIEKASKEKISQLTAGLNIPTDLMGGKEGE, from the coding sequence ATGGATATTAATCAAAATTTAGGCAATTTAATGAAAGAAGCGCAAAAAATGCAACAGCGTATGCAAGAAGCGCAACAACAATTAAGCCAGTTGGTAGTAAGTGGCGAATCTGGTGGTGGTATGGTTACCATTAAGATGAATGGCCGTCATGATGTAACAGAAGTTAAAATCAAACCCACTTTAATGGATGAAGATATTGAAATGCTGGAAGATTTAATTGCTGCTGCAGTCAATGATGCGGTGCGTAAAATTGAAAAAGCATCCAAAGAAAAGATCAGCCAACTGACTGCTGGCCTTAATATTCCAACTGATTTAATGGGTGGTAAAGAAGGAGAGTAA
- the recR gene encoding recombination mediator RecR: protein MDALSRLVEALRCLPGVGPKSAQRMVFHLLQHQRQRGLHLASCLEQAMKHISHCQQCNNYTEQTMCALCQNPNRDSTLLCVVESPADVSAIEQSNSFQGKYFVLMGKISPLDGLGPDDIGLPKLKELIIREKIQEVILALSPSVESQTTIHFIHQLLKNETVNISQLAHGIPSGGELEFLDGNTISSALKNRAVINV from the coding sequence ATGGATGCTCTAAGCCGCTTGGTAGAAGCGCTTCGCTGTCTTCCCGGAGTGGGACCAAAATCAGCACAAAGGATGGTGTTTCATTTATTGCAACACCAAAGACAACGAGGCTTACACCTTGCCTCCTGTTTAGAACAGGCAATGAAGCACATTAGTCATTGTCAGCAGTGTAATAATTACACCGAACAAACTATGTGTGCTCTTTGTCAAAACCCCAATCGAGATTCGACATTGCTTTGTGTGGTAGAGAGTCCAGCGGATGTTTCTGCCATAGAACAAAGCAATTCCTTTCAAGGTAAATATTTTGTCCTTATGGGAAAAATTTCTCCTCTTGATGGCTTGGGACCAGATGACATAGGACTACCCAAACTTAAGGAATTAATTATCAGGGAAAAAATTCAGGAAGTTATTCTTGCACTAAGCCCCAGTGTTGAAAGCCAAACCACAATTCATTTTATTCATCAGTTGCTAAAAAATGAAACCGTCAATATCAGTCAATTAGCACATGGAATACCATCAGGTGGTGAATTAGAATTTTTAGATGGGAATACTATAAGTAGTGCCCTTAAGAACAGAGCAGTAATTAATGTTTAA
- a CDS encoding DUF547 domain-containing protein: MFKSNSIFILLRKKILVLFLLSLCFITSTASAAFHRSLWPKWLVNDPLSKQVISHQAWQHFLDHHVITNEEDINLVDYVNINEKELASLKEYIKNLSQIDIDNYNRQEQLAYWINLYNALTVLTVANYYPIANIQEINISPGLFSVGPWGASIITIKNTNLSLDDINNRIIRPIWNDPRTHYALNNATIGAPNLSKQAYQGALLEQQLNDAASKYINSLRGVHVIEGKLIVSKLYDWYEEDFGGTKKYVIKHLLQFAKEPLRNQLKHINTIDSYIYNWHINCPADNQS; this comes from the coding sequence ATGTTTAAATCCAATTCCATATTTATTTTATTGAGAAAAAAAATACTGGTCTTATTCCTGTTATCCTTATGTTTCATAACAAGCACAGCTTCTGCTGCCTTCCACAGAAGCTTATGGCCCAAATGGCTGGTCAATGATCCGCTTTCCAAACAAGTAATTTCTCATCAGGCGTGGCAACACTTTCTTGATCACCATGTAATCACTAATGAAGAAGACATCAATCTGGTAGACTACGTGAATATAAATGAGAAAGAGCTGGCCTCACTAAAAGAATATATAAAAAATTTATCACAAATCGATATTGATAATTATAATCGTCAAGAGCAATTAGCCTATTGGATCAATTTATATAATGCTCTTACCGTTTTAACAGTAGCCAACTATTATCCCATTGCAAACATTCAGGAAATTAATATTTCTCCCGGATTATTTAGCGTTGGACCTTGGGGAGCAAGTATTATCACTATAAAAAATACCAATTTATCCTTGGATGATATCAATAATAGAATTATTCGCCCAATTTGGAATGACCCAAGAACTCATTATGCTTTAAACAATGCCACAATAGGAGCACCTAATCTGAGCAAACAAGCTTATCAGGGGGCATTACTAGAGCAACAACTTAACGATGCGGCATCCAAATACATTAACTCTCTCAGAGGAGTTCATGTGATTGAGGGTAAATTAATTGTTTCTAAATTATATGACTGGTATGAAGAGGATTTTGGTGGTACCAAAAAATATGTCATCAAACATTTACTACAATTCGCGAAAGAACCTCTGCGCAACCAATTAAAGCATATCAATACTATTGATAGTTATATTTATAACTGGCATATCAATTGTCCTGCAGACAATCAATCATGA
- a CDS encoding sulfatase-like hydrolase/transferase: MKQKNSTFSYFCQFLLFNLCFFGLQLLLLYSHAESLINSIQLPLPIYFEIIGTLVIQLSLYIIISMIQTLMLIGILNRSWHYFSTEQWQTIIWSLFACCILSANAYYFPLSVFSKLFSPPIPEFIFLILLYFSLSCLGLLLLNCLFYRRAVRLLSIVLPIGVCIILLNNYWKPSLNPNMGSEPNIIILGIDSLSPESVTAKNMPFLHKVLMHNFQFTNTISPLARTYPAWSSILTGLYPKHHLAEENLVERSRVKSQLSIVWDLNKLGYNTIYATDDRRFNSIDKNFGFKKIIGPKTGVNDVMLGSYNDFPLGNLLINFRISAWLFPYNFSNRASFISYYPETFTNELKRELSLQQNFPVFLAIHFALPHWPYAWAASLPDQVDNEFSLSKRDALYLRALKAVDNQFKIIFCYLKKHGYFENSLLIILSDHGEVLYYPNSRLTSYQKYQSSLTSKLAEYFKVKTATELDKSAGHGSDILSPMQYHSLLAFNIYKDGKPLTKTGKIKTRVALFDLAPTILDFLNITKKQKMNGISLLPTVLNPDTPLPQRTFFIESGMYPNQDFTKEKAIELGKRIYKVNPYTGQLELKPDELIQVNNQKLYGVISGDWILALYPDDNAYIPVILNLSTGEWIDNLQSDFAKSSPAEKLKKQLQQFYGKKLVYPIQ, translated from the coding sequence ATGAAACAAAAAAATTCAACTTTTTCATATTTTTGCCAGTTTCTTTTATTTAATCTTTGTTTTTTTGGTTTACAATTGCTTCTGCTCTATTCACATGCTGAGAGCCTCATCAATTCGATTCAGCTTCCTTTGCCTATATATTTTGAAATTATCGGCACTCTCGTAATTCAACTCAGCCTGTATATCATCATTTCCATGATTCAAACTCTGATGCTCATAGGAATTTTAAATCGATCTTGGCATTATTTTTCTACTGAGCAATGGCAAACCATTATTTGGTCCTTATTTGCCTGCTGTATATTAAGTGCTAATGCCTATTATTTCCCCCTTAGTGTTTTTAGCAAATTATTTTCACCACCAATTCCTGAATTTATTTTTTTAATATTACTTTATTTTTCCTTGTCTTGCCTGGGGTTACTCTTATTAAATTGTTTGTTTTATCGAAGGGCTGTTCGCCTATTATCAATAGTGCTACCCATTGGCGTTTGTATTATCCTGTTAAATAATTATTGGAAACCTTCTTTAAATCCTAACATGGGTTCAGAACCCAATATCATTATCCTGGGCATAGACAGCTTAAGTCCAGAAAGTGTCACGGCTAAAAACATGCCTTTTCTTCATAAAGTGCTAATGCACAATTTTCAATTTACAAACACGATTAGCCCTTTAGCCAGAACTTATCCTGCATGGAGCTCCATTTTAACTGGGTTATACCCAAAACATCATCTTGCCGAAGAAAATTTAGTTGAGCGAAGCCGGGTTAAAAGTCAACTCAGCATTGTGTGGGATTTGAATAAACTAGGGTATAACACAATCTACGCGACTGATGATAGGCGATTCAATAGCATAGATAAGAATTTTGGATTTAAAAAAATCATCGGCCCCAAAACAGGTGTCAATGATGTCATGCTTGGTTCGTATAATGATTTCCCCCTTGGGAATTTACTGATTAATTTTCGCATTAGCGCCTGGTTATTCCCCTATAATTTTAGCAATAGAGCCAGCTTCATATCTTACTATCCGGAAACCTTTACAAATGAATTAAAAAGAGAACTGTCTTTACAACAAAATTTTCCTGTTTTCCTTGCCATACATTTTGCTCTTCCGCATTGGCCTTATGCCTGGGCTGCATCATTGCCTGATCAAGTAGATAATGAATTCAGCCTCAGCAAGCGTGATGCTCTTTACCTAAGAGCGCTAAAAGCAGTAGATAATCAATTTAAAATCATTTTCTGTTATTTAAAAAAACATGGCTATTTTGAAAATAGCCTACTCATTATATTAAGCGACCATGGCGAAGTACTTTATTATCCCAACTCACGTTTGACGAGTTACCAAAAATATCAAAGCTCTCTAACTAGCAAACTCGCAGAGTATTTTAAGGTCAAAACTGCAACTGAACTGGATAAAAGTGCTGGTCATGGTTCTGATATATTAAGTCCTATGCAATATCATAGCCTTCTGGCATTTAATATTTATAAAGATGGAAAGCCACTAACAAAAACAGGCAAAATAAAAACAAGAGTAGCATTATTTGACCTGGCTCCAACCATTCTTGACTTCCTCAATATTACAAAAAAACAGAAAATGAATGGTATTTCATTACTGCCTACTGTATTAAACCCTGATACTCCACTACCACAGCGCACATTTTTTATTGAAAGCGGGATGTATCCAAATCAAGATTTTACTAAAGAAAAAGCCATTGAATTAGGAAAAAGAATCTATAAGGTTAACCCTTATACTGGACAGCTTGAATTGAAGCCCGATGAATTAATTCAGGTTAATAATCAAAAACTATACGGAGTTATTAGTGGAGATTGGATTTTAGCCCTATATCCGGATGACAACG